One genomic region from Lycorma delicatula isolate Av1 chromosome 1, ASM4794821v1, whole genome shotgun sequence encodes:
- the LOC142328924 gene encoding 2-aminoethanethiol dioxygenase has product MASLIEAVKRQALITFSSKLPSLSFEENFTKLKLLASKLTSADVKLDKSLLTSVETDSECKTTWNQDRLAPVTYIEIFENSDVTIGIFVLKSGARLPLHDHPLMYGVLKVIHGTVHILSYSPISRLMLGVDEHESGDEAEHGFSDELMKPCDIELTSKTLYRQISLLAVKEPEMLICEKDEASVLCPKQRNIHEIRSVGGPAAFLDILAPPYKTDIPGVGPRPCRYFKDVSLGEEAPVKKLVRIPSPADYWSDTAPYQGPSCMAE; this is encoded by the coding sequence ATGGCTTCGTTAATTGAAGCTGTCAAACGTCAGGCTTTAATTACGTTTTCCTCAAAATTACCATCATTGTCTTtcgaagaaaattttacaaagttaaaGTTATTGGCTAGTAAACTTACTAGTGCAGATGTAAAACTAGATAAATCGTTGTTAACTAGTGTTGAAACTGACAGTGAATGTAAAACAACTTGGAATCAGGATAGGTTAGCACCTGTTACTtacattgaaatatttgaaaattctgaTGTTACTATTGGAATTTTTGTGTTGAAGTCAGGAGCAAGGTTGCCCCTTCATGATCACCCATTGATGTATGGTGTTTTAAAGGTAATTCACGGAACTGTTCATATTCTTAGTTATAGTCCTATATCTCGACTGATGTTAGGGGTAGACGAACATGAAAGTGGTGATGAAGCGGAACACGGTTTTTCAGATGAGTTGATGAAACCTTGTGATATTGAACTGACATCTAAGACGTTGTACAGACAAATATCATTACTTGCTGTAAAAGAACCAGAAATGTTGATATGTGAAAAGGATGAAGCATCCGTTTTGTGTCCTAAACAGAGGAACATACATGAAATTCGATCTGTTGGAGGACCAGCTGCATTTTTAGATATACTTGCACCACCCTACAAGACCGATATACCAGGTGTAGGACCGAGACCGTGTCGATATTTTAAAGATGTCTCACTTGGTGAAGAAGCCCCTGTAAAGAAACTGGTTAGGATACCCAGTCCAGCAGATTATTGGAGTGATACAGCACCATATCAAGGACCTTCTTGTATGGCTGAGTAG